In one Sphingobacterium daejeonense genomic region, the following are encoded:
- a CDS encoding YfbM family protein has product MKEDFYSNEVSEIPQLDIDKSWDGIIFLLTGKSHNNVGQNVLASTILGTASFDESLNLGYGAPRYLLPEEVKSINNKIKILNVEDLKFRFNAGLMIEQDVYPDIWEDQRSFEYLQEYFVKIQSFYQHASWANEAIVITIL; this is encoded by the coding sequence TTGAAGGAAGATTTTTATTCTAATGAAGTGTCCGAAATACCTCAGTTGGATATAGATAAATCATGGGATGGTATTATTTTTCTTCTGACTGGAAAATCCCATAACAATGTTGGACAAAATGTATTAGCATCAACAATATTAGGCACCGCTTCTTTTGATGAATCTCTGAATCTTGGTTATGGTGCTCCAAGGTATCTACTCCCAGAGGAAGTGAAATCCATCAACAATAAAATCAAAATTCTAAATGTTGAAGATTTGAAATTTAGATTTAATGCTGGCCTAATGATAGAACAAGATGTCTATCCAGATATTTGGGAAGATCAAAGATCATTCGAATATCTACAGGAATATTTTGTTAAAATCCAAAGTTTCTATCAACATGCCAGCTGGGCAAATGAAGCAATAGTAATTACAATCCTATAG
- a CDS encoding DUF4256 domain-containing protein: MEETEGEPDVVSLFDNEEIIYVDCSAESPKGRRSLCYDQAALESRKEHKPKDSAMNMAHKMGIELLSEEEYSALQALGKFDNKTSSWLKTSPEVRKLGGAVFGDLRYNRVFFTIMELNPIMLPVDLEV, translated from the coding sequence ATGGAAGAAACAGAAGGTGAACCTGATGTTGTTTCTCTTTTTGACAATGAGGAAATTATTTATGTAGATTGCTCAGCGGAAAGTCCAAAAGGCCGACGTAGCCTATGTTATGATCAAGCTGCCCTGGAATCCAGAAAAGAACATAAACCAAAAGATTCAGCAATGAATATGGCTCATAAGATGGGAATAGAGTTGTTGTCTGAAGAAGAATATAGTGCATTACAAGCATTAGGTAAATTTGACAATAAAACATCAAGCTGGTTAAAAACATCCCCAGAAGTTAGGAAACTCGGTGGTGCAGTATTCGGAGACTTAAGATACAATAGGGTGTTTTTTACCATAATGGAGCTGAATCCTATTATGCTGCCCGTGGATTTAGAGGTTTGA
- a CDS encoding M60 family peptidase N-terminal accessory domain-containing protein: protein MKKGLLTIAGAILLTSSVFSQSADDLHAVYSDLTVFSDGLASSLKNGVGKKQINLIKNEEIKALAFDLLRGEKVNDYKYSTYRALLSPKTLGQELSIGDGYSKYENITGVYLPIGQHIVIADGIEEDKDIHLVIPNWMRKAPNPDDPTKDPKGWGIEKKEFKLRNGVNIIDLKEFGSLAYVNYFSDSPENEKPVTIHFPFRPSKRLF, encoded by the coding sequence ATGAAAAAAGGCCTATTGACTATTGCCGGTGCTATTTTGTTAACGAGTTCAGTATTTTCACAAAGTGCTGATGACCTTCATGCTGTTTATTCAGACCTAACAGTTTTTAGTGATGGATTGGCAAGTAGCTTGAAGAATGGGGTTGGTAAAAAACAGATTAATCTGATCAAAAATGAAGAAATCAAAGCTTTAGCCTTTGATTTATTACGTGGCGAAAAAGTAAATGATTATAAATATTCTACTTACCGTGCGCTTTTATCGCCAAAGACCTTGGGTCAAGAATTGAGTATTGGAGATGGATATAGCAAATACGAGAATATTACTGGTGTATATCTTCCGATAGGACAACATATAGTTATTGCAGATGGTATTGAAGAAGACAAAGACATTCATTTAGTAATTCCCAATTGGATGCGTAAAGCTCCGAATCCGGATGACCCTACAAAGGACCCAAAAGGCTGGGGAATTGAAAAGAAGGAATTCAAACTTCGTAATGGGGTAAATATAATAGACTTGAAAGAATTTGGCAGTTTGGCCTATGTAAACTATTTTTCCGATAGTCCTGAAAATGAAAAGCCAGTTACGATTCATTTTCCTTTCCGGCCAAGTAAACGGTTATTTTGA
- a CDS encoding M60 family metallopeptidase: MKSQLRFIFLSGQVNGYFDIDKHSDQDWNSFIDKAVFPILDAKGKHIQIAYPVESLKKYAYGRGKELISNYDSLVYRQHRLMGLVKYNKVPKNRILARVNYNYYMFRDRDGVAYMGDKKGYAMKMVADPSSVIKGDPCWGFSHEVGHVHQTSPMLSWGGLGEVSNNIYSLYVMRSFGNESRILDQDNFKLARTNIIDKKISYLQDPDVFQ, encoded by the coding sequence ATGAAAAGCCAGTTACGATTCATTTTCCTTTCCGGCCAAGTAAACGGTTATTTTGATATTGATAAGCATTCTGATCAAGATTGGAATTCGTTTATTGATAAAGCTGTATTCCCAATATTGGATGCTAAAGGAAAACATATCCAGATAGCCTATCCAGTAGAGTCTTTAAAGAAATATGCGTATGGCAGAGGCAAAGAATTGATCAGCAATTATGACTCTTTGGTTTATAGGCAACATCGATTAATGGGATTGGTGAAGTATAATAAAGTTCCTAAAAACAGGATTCTAGCAAGAGTGAATTACAACTATTATATGTTCAGGGATCGAGATGGGGTTGCCTACATGGGAGATAAAAAAGGTTATGCCATGAAAATGGTAGCAGATCCAAGTTCTGTTATCAAAGGGGATCCATGTTGGGGATTTAGCCATGAGGTTGGTCATGTGCATCAAACCAGCCCGATGCTGAGTTGGGGCGGTTTAGGTGAGGTTAGCAATAATATTTATTCATTATATGTGATGAGGTCCTTTGGTAATGAGTCGAGGATTTTAGATCAAGATAATTTTAAATTAGCAAGAACAAATATCATTGACAAGAAAATATCCTACCTTCAAGATCCTGATGTTTTTCAATAG
- a CDS encoding STAS domain-containing protein, with amino-acid sequence MPKSDVLVGILVATITVILHNLALAVFVGVIISALVFAWDNAKRIRARKSIAENGDKIYEIYGPLFFGSTSNFLDKFDISEDPDRVIIDFKESRVVDMSAIEVLKKLTQKYQDQNKKIILRHLSPDCVSVIG; translated from the coding sequence ATGCCTAAGTCAGATGTACTCGTCGGGATTTTAGTCGCAACAATAACGGTTATCTTACATAATCTAGCGTTAGCTGTTTTTGTAGGAGTAATTATATCTGCTCTCGTTTTTGCTTGGGATAATGCAAAAAGAATCCGTGCAAGAAAATCGATAGCTGAGAATGGAGACAAAATCTACGAGATTTATGGCCCTTTATTCTTTGGCTCAACTAGTAATTTTTTAGATAAATTCGATATATCCGAAGATCCAGATCGCGTAATTATTGATTTTAAAGAATCAAGAGTGGTGGATATGTCTGCTATAGAAGTGCTGAAAAAGCTGACCCAAAAATACCAAGACCAAAACAAAAAAATTATTCTTAGACATTTGAGTCCTGATTGTGTTTCGGTTATTGGATAA
- a CDS encoding SulP family inorganic anion transporter, which produces MLQSAAHFQTFHLPQVPFNLETLKIIFPYAAVMSAVGLIESLLTLNMVDEITNTKGSSNQEAIAQALQI; this is translated from the coding sequence TTGCTACAGTCAGCGGCTCATTTCCAAACCTTTCATTTGCCTCAAGTACCTTTCAATCTTGAAACCCTGAAAATAATTTTCCCCTATGCAGCAGTTATGTCTGCAGTAGGCTTAATTGAATCCTTATTGACTTTGAATATGGTTGATGAAATCACAAATACGAAAGGAAGTTCAAATCAAGAGGCTATTGCACAGGCTCTGCAAATATAG
- a CDS encoding SulP family inorganic anion transporter translates to MKLQAINLLTKEKINLKNEILAGLTVSMTMIPESLSFAILAGLSPLTGLYAAFLMGIVTAILGGRPGMVSGGAGATVVVLIALAASHGVEYLFAAVALAGVIQILVGVYKLGKFVRLIPQPVMYGFLNGLAIIIFLAQVKQFKIVQNGIETWMTGTSLFTMVGLTLLTIITVQFFPKLSKSYTFISNCDNNNLCNSLLFLILTLKK, encoded by the coding sequence ATGAAGCTTCAGGCGATTAATTTATTAACAAAAGAAAAAATCAACCTTAAAAATGAAATCCTTGCAGGATTGACGGTTTCTATGACCATGATTCCTGAGTCACTTTCCTTTGCTATCTTAGCTGGATTGAGCCCTTTGACAGGATTATATGCAGCATTTTTAATGGGCATTGTAACTGCGATCCTTGGAGGAAGACCTGGAATGGTCTCGGGTGGCGCTGGCGCAACGGTGGTGGTGTTGATTGCACTGGCAGCATCCCATGGAGTGGAATATCTTTTTGCAGCAGTAGCGTTAGCAGGTGTCATTCAAATACTGGTAGGTGTCTATAAGCTCGGAAAATTCGTTAGGTTAATCCCCCAACCAGTAATGTATGGATTTCTAAACGGGTTGGCAATAATTATATTCCTCGCTCAAGTCAAACAGTTCAAAATCGTCCAAAATGGTATTGAAACTTGGATGACAGGAACTTCACTTTTTACAATGGTTGGGTTAACATTATTGACCATAATTACGGTACAATTCTTTCCAAAATTGTCAAAAAGCTATACCTTCATCTCTAATTGCGATAATAATAACCTTTGCAATAGTTTACTTTTTTTAATATTGACACTAAAAAAGTGA
- a CDS encoding DUF2711 family protein gives MKENRKLPSMDRHTIGPPADIQILKYYEGIFDTVYVSLNPFAQILDSSNYTLENFWEEDLNETWKQHLLKNTNPVTWKNIVEISSLKNINEIDIALRTSILGLNLDKQNYELESLLESTLEKSQIISPIEGRIPHGNINFILKAIKSLNYEWICIGSEFGDYMELVWIDDLINDVKELTLQTNLYTYDRKILITCHWDSFQTYICSSREIVEKIVQNANLEGFYAKYQHRSLLEFEK, from the coding sequence ATGAAAGAAAACAGGAAATTACCTTCAATGGACCGACATACAATAGGCCCACCAGCGGATATTCAAATCCTAAAATATTACGAAGGAATATTTGATACAGTATATGTTTCCTTAAATCCATTTGCACAAATTTTAGATTCTTCAAATTACACGCTCGAAAATTTTTGGGAAGAAGACTTAAATGAAACATGGAAACAGCATTTATTGAAAAATACAAATCCTGTTACGTGGAAGAATATTGTTGAAATTTCCAGTTTAAAAAATATCAATGAGATTGACATAGCGCTAAGAACCTCTATTTTGGGATTAAATCTTGATAAACAAAATTATGAGTTAGAAAGCTTACTAGAGAGTACGCTGGAAAAGTCCCAGATTATATCTCCTATTGAAGGTAGAATTCCACATGGCAACATCAATTTTATCCTGAAGGCCATTAAATCCTTGAATTACGAGTGGATATGCATAGGATCAGAGTTTGGAGATTATATGGAATTAGTTTGGATAGATGATCTGATTAATGATGTAAAGGAATTGACCTTACAAACAAATTTATATACCTATGATCGAAAAATATTAATAACCTGTCATTGGGACAGCTTTCAGACCTATATTTGTTCTTCTCGTGAAATAGTTGAAAAAATTGTACAGAATGCAAATCTTGAAGGATTCTATGCTAAATACCAACACAGAAGTTTATTGGAGTTTGAGAAATGA
- a CDS encoding restriction endonuclease, with product MSENFKKLHVINRSEEYLKNYQVRYVAEISHLGLNTYRVLKDKESWILDNKIDNQFKKWDEQWSKIILKNNVQTTKIANQKLAEEKTREAQEALLQIENILFQTLTVDDAIDWNSLKNKKKFTESNPQNLLEKELKKLVVPKKKGYKKLPKEPNKADFQPKFNFFDKILKSVKQQKILKSEKKYHEAMDNWNKEIQQIENINTTIDKDYTILLEKHLKSEELLLKKFNSLEIEWLKSKDEFNNKQKVHNLKIEKLKEQYFQKEENAIIEYCELVLNNSQYPDTFPKDFDLEYKSESDLLIIDFVLPSPSDFPKLSEVKYIATKKEIKEYYISELQLAKMYDTAIYNICLRTLHEIFEADKAIAIDIIVFNGWVETINRANGKKINSCIVSLQAKKEEFNQIDLSHVDPKACFKSLKGVGSSKLHSITSIKPLIQINRNDKRFVDSYDIAHMLDEGYNLAIMSWEDFEHLIRELFQKEFSTNGGEVKVTRASRDGGVDAVAFDPDPIRGGKIVIQAKRYTNTVGVSAVRDLYGTVLNEGATKGILVSTADYGPDAYEFAKNKPLTLLNGNNLLYLLEKHGQKAFIDLKEAKKYNLEQKNK from the coding sequence ATGTCAGAAAATTTTAAAAAGCTACATGTTATTAACCGTAGTGAAGAATATTTAAAGAATTACCAAGTGCGATATGTAGCTGAAATCTCTCATTTAGGGTTGAATACTTATAGAGTTTTAAAAGATAAAGAAAGTTGGATTCTGGATAATAAAATTGATAATCAATTTAAAAAATGGGATGAACAATGGTCAAAAATCATCCTAAAAAATAATGTTCAAACCACAAAGATAGCTAACCAAAAGTTAGCAGAAGAAAAAACTAGAGAAGCACAAGAAGCATTACTACAAATAGAAAATATTTTATTTCAGACATTAACTGTTGATGATGCTATTGATTGGAATTCATTAAAAAATAAAAAGAAATTTACAGAATCAAATCCCCAAAATTTATTAGAAAAAGAATTAAAAAAACTTGTTGTACCAAAGAAAAAAGGATATAAGAAATTGCCAAAAGAGCCTAATAAAGCGGATTTTCAACCTAAATTTAACTTTTTTGATAAAATTTTGAAAAGCGTTAAGCAACAAAAAATTTTGAAAAGCGAAAAAAAATATCATGAGGCAATGGATAATTGGAATAAGGAAATACAACAAATAGAAAATATTAATACCACTATCGATAAAGATTATACAATTTTGTTGGAAAAACATCTTAAAAGTGAAGAATTACTTTTAAAAAAATTTAATTCCTTAGAAATTGAATGGTTGAAATCCAAAGATGAATTTAACAATAAACAAAAAGTACATAATTTAAAAATTGAGAAATTAAAAGAACAATATTTTCAAAAGGAAGAAAATGCTATTATTGAATATTGCGAATTGGTATTAAATAATTCACAATATCCTGATACATTTCCTAAAGATTTTGATCTTGAATATAAATCAGAGAGTGATTTATTAATAATTGATTTTGTTTTACCATCACCATCAGATTTCCCAAAACTTTCAGAAGTCAAGTATATAGCAACAAAAAAGGAAATTAAAGAGTACTATATCTCTGAATTACAATTAGCAAAAATGTATGATACTGCAATATATAATATTTGCCTTCGTACACTACATGAAATTTTTGAAGCTGATAAAGCAATTGCAATAGATATAATAGTATTTAATGGTTGGGTTGAAACTATAAATAGAGCCAATGGAAAAAAAATCAACTCTTGTATTGTTTCTTTACAAGCAAAAAAAGAAGAGTTTAATCAAATTGACTTATCTCATGTAGATCCTAAAGCGTGCTTTAAAAGTTTAAAAGGAGTTGGAAGTAGTAAATTACATTCTATAACGTCAATAAAGCCACTTATTCAAATAAATCGAAATGATAAAAGATTTGTTGATTCCTATGATATTGCGCATATGCTAGATGAAGGTTATAATCTTGCTATAATGAGCTGGGAAGATTTTGAACACCTTATAAGGGAACTATTTCAAAAAGAATTTAGTACTAATGGCGGGGAGGTAAAAGTAACACGAGCTAGTAGAGATGGTGGTGTAGATGCTGTAGCTTTTGATCCAGATCCTATAAGAGGGGGTAAAATAGTTATCCAAGCTAAAAGGTATACAAATACAGTAGGAGTTTCGGCAGTCAGAGATTTATACGGTACAGTTTTGAATGAAGGTGCTACCAAAGGAATTTTAGTATCTACAGCTGATTATGGTCCAGATGCCTATGAATTTGCTAAAAACAAGCCATTAACTTTATTAAATGGAAATAATTTACTCTATTTATTAGAAAAACATGGACAAAAGGCATTTATAGATTTAAAGGAAGCTAAAAAATATAATTTAGAACAAAAAAATAAATAA
- a CDS encoding GIY-YIG nuclease family protein, with protein sequence MDNFTKQFINKHKIDKKHIFDAKGKTINSLKLWMKANGKLYAYNSTFCKNGHSIKSKSGHCIVCNVTRIAFVKRKYKNGFLYVFGTKTKQYIKVGMTTENIFNRLQKLNSRRVGGVNDWEALLYFKVDNTNSIEFDIHKILKPYEVKNSLYQGTQSKELFRCSYFKAESIINEYIKSNNILVIESKQLYSNYNDFDFKNLRAIYK encoded by the coding sequence ATGGATAATTTCACCAAGCAATTTATTAATAAGCACAAAATCGATAAAAAACATATTTTCGATGCTAAAGGAAAAACGATCAATAGCCTAAAACTTTGGATGAAGGCTAATGGTAAATTATATGCTTATAATTCTACATTCTGTAAAAATGGACATTCAATAAAAAGTAAAAGTGGACATTGTATTGTATGTAATGTTACTCGGATAGCATTTGTAAAAAGGAAATATAAGAATGGATTTTTATATGTGTTTGGAACTAAAACTAAACAATATATTAAAGTAGGCATGACAACTGAAAACATTTTCAATAGGTTACAAAAGTTAAATAGTAGACGAGTAGGAGGCGTAAATGATTGGGAGGCTTTATTATATTTCAAAGTAGATAACACTAATTCTATTGAATTTGATATTCATAAAATTCTTAAACCTTATGAAGTCAAGAATTCACTTTATCAAGGTACCCAAAGTAAAGAATTATTTAGATGTAGTTACTTTAAAGCTGAAAGTATAATAAATGAATATATAAAATCAAATAATATTTTGGTTATAGAAAGTAAGCAATTATATTCCAATTACAATGATTTTGATTTTAAAAATTTAAGAGCAATCTACAAATGA
- a CDS encoding elongation factor 1-alpha C-terminal domain-related protein: protein MLEAKNQGWRFPVQWVIRPQSADLHDYRGYAGRVLGEGLTVGEEVLVLPNGSRTRIKSIEFNGEQLQEAQNGSSVIVHLQDEIDISRGDYIISANHPARTEKSFEANISWFENKELDTSQIYLLQTHSKVSKIKIPEILFKYDIHNQEQLYNQSIGLNDIGRVVIKSADEIIFDKQNEFSENSRAIIIDPRTNLTVAAAIL, encoded by the coding sequence TTGTTAGAGGCTAAAAATCAAGGTTGGAGATTTCCTGTTCAATGGGTAATTAGACCTCAAAGTGCTGATTTACACGATTATAGAGGATATGCCGGTCGAGTGTTAGGAGAGGGGTTAACAGTAGGAGAAGAGGTGTTGGTACTGCCTAATGGCTCTAGAACAAGGATTAAATCCATTGAATTTAATGGAGAACAATTGCAAGAAGCTCAAAACGGATCTTCAGTTATTGTACATTTACAGGATGAAATAGATATTTCAAGAGGTGATTATATCATAAGCGCTAACCATCCAGCAAGAACTGAAAAATCTTTTGAAGCCAACATATCATGGTTTGAAAATAAAGAATTGGACACAAGCCAAATATATCTATTACAAACGCACTCTAAAGTCAGCAAAATTAAAATCCCAGAAATATTATTCAAATATGATATTCATAATCAAGAACAATTATATAACCAGTCAATCGGACTAAATGATATTGGCCGTGTGGTTATTAAATCTGCAGATGAAATCATCTTTGATAAACAAAATGAATTCTCAGAAAACTCTAGAGCTATTATTATTGATCCTAGGACAAACTTAACTGTAGCAGCAGCTATTTTATAA
- a CDS encoding GTP-binding protein produces the protein MNILKFLTAGSVDDGKSTLIGRLLYDTNSILDDQLEAIQKANRKNDDGTIDLAILTDGLKAEREQGITIDVAYKYFQTDKRKFIIADAPGHIQYTRNMVTGASNSDLIIILIDARKGVIEQTKRHSFIAKLLGLKKVLVCVNKMDMVDYELAVFENIKTDYLALANRLGLEDVDFIPVSALKGDNIVNKSQRMPWYHGASLLNYLEEIEFVRG, from the coding sequence ATGAATATATTGAAATTCTTAACTGCAGGATCGGTAGATGATGGAAAAAGTACTTTAATTGGTAGACTCTTATACGATACCAATTCAATCTTAGATGATCAATTAGAAGCTATCCAAAAAGCAAATCGGAAAAATGATGATGGAACTATTGATCTGGCGATTCTAACGGACGGTCTAAAAGCGGAAAGAGAACAAGGAATTACAATCGATGTAGCCTATAAATATTTCCAAACGGACAAAAGAAAATTTATTATAGCAGATGCCCCAGGTCATATTCAGTATACTAGAAATATGGTGACAGGTGCATCAAATTCTGACTTGATTATTATCTTAATTGATGCTAGAAAAGGTGTTATAGAACAAACTAAAAGACACTCTTTTATAGCCAAATTATTGGGCCTCAAAAAAGTATTGGTATGTGTGAATAAAATGGATATGGTCGATTATGAATTGGCCGTATTTGAAAACATTAAAACCGATTATTTAGCGCTGGCAAACCGTTTAGGATTAGAAGATGTTGATTTTATTCCAGTTTCTGCCCTAAAAGGCGATAATATTGTCAATAAATCCCAAAGAATGCCTTGGTACCATGGAGCATCACTATTGAATTATTTGGAAGAAATTGAATTTGTTAGAGGCTAA
- the cysD gene encoding sulfate adenylyltransferase subunit CysD, with the protein MDYLDHLEAEAIYILREVAGQFENPALLFSGGKDSITLVHLAKKAFRPGKFPFPLVHIDTGHNFPETIQFRDWLINEIGEKLIVGYVQDSIDSGKVVEQKGKNASRNALQTVTLLETIEKNGFDACIGGARRDEEKARAKERIFSVRDDFGQWDPKRQRPELWNIFNGKIQKGENVRVFPISNWTELDVWNYIKREKIALPSIYFSHKRNVVFRNGQWMAADPVLQIDDADIVEHKSVRFRTVGDMTCTAAVDSIAVELDDIIDEIKASTVSERGARLDDKVSEAAMEDRKKQGYF; encoded by the coding sequence ATGGATTACTTAGATCATTTAGAAGCGGAAGCTATATATATATTGAGAGAAGTGGCCGGACAATTCGAGAATCCAGCACTTCTGTTTTCAGGTGGAAAAGATTCAATTACATTGGTGCATTTAGCAAAAAAAGCTTTTAGACCAGGAAAATTTCCTTTTCCTCTTGTACATATTGATACTGGTCATAATTTTCCAGAAACAATTCAATTCCGAGATTGGCTCATCAATGAAATTGGTGAAAAACTAATTGTTGGATATGTTCAAGACAGTATCGACTCCGGAAAAGTTGTTGAGCAAAAAGGAAAGAATGCAAGCAGAAATGCATTGCAAACAGTAACTCTTTTAGAAACGATCGAAAAAAATGGTTTCGATGCCTGTATTGGTGGAGCTCGGAGAGATGAAGAAAAGGCTCGTGCAAAAGAAAGAATTTTCTCTGTAAGAGATGACTTTGGACAATGGGACCCAAAAAGACAAAGACCTGAGCTATGGAATATTTTTAATGGCAAAATCCAAAAAGGTGAAAATGTGCGTGTTTTCCCAATTTCTAACTGGACTGAGCTAGACGTTTGGAATTATATAAAAAGAGAGAAAATTGCCCTGCCTTCTATCTATTTCTCTCATAAAAGAAATGTAGTCTTTAGAAATGGTCAGTGGATGGCAGCTGATCCAGTGTTGCAAATCGACGATGCTGATATAGTAGAACATAAATCAGTGAGATTTAGGACTGTAGGGGATATGACCTGTACTGCTGCTGTCGATTCAATAGCTGTGGAGCTGGATGATATCATCGATGAAATAAAAGCTTCAACAGTCAGTGAAAGAGGTGCAAGACTTGATGATAAAGTTTCAGAAGCTGCTATGGAGGATCGTAAAAAGCAAGGGTATTTTTAA
- a CDS encoding phosphoadenylyl-sulfate reductase: MIEQIKSELKGADARSIIQYIDEHFGQDAVFSTSFGIEDQVITHMLAEQKSKVSIFTLDTGRLFPETYYVWNRTLDLYKLKIKAYYPNSQSVERLLEEKGPSSFYNSVEDRKECCQIRKIEPLKRAIAGFKVWITGIRAEQSQNRDQMENVEWDEVNQIIKIHPLYNWTLKEVESYLKTNYVPYNPLHDKGFISIGCQPCTRAVQDGEDFRAGRWWWEDQSKKECGLHVTHK, translated from the coding sequence ATGATCGAGCAAATTAAATCAGAATTAAAAGGAGCGGATGCTCGATCAATAATACAATATATTGATGAGCATTTTGGACAAGACGCTGTTTTTTCAACTTCATTTGGAATTGAAGATCAGGTTATCACTCATATGTTAGCTGAACAAAAATCTAAAGTATCCATCTTTACTTTGGATACTGGCAGATTATTTCCAGAAACATATTACGTGTGGAACAGAACTTTAGACTTATATAAGTTAAAAATCAAAGCTTACTATCCAAATTCTCAATCTGTAGAAAGATTATTGGAAGAAAAAGGACCTTCCAGTTTTTATAATTCTGTTGAAGACAGAAAAGAATGCTGTCAAATTAGAAAAATAGAACCTTTGAAACGGGCAATTGCAGGCTTCAAAGTTTGGATTACGGGCATACGTGCTGAACAATCGCAGAATAGGGACCAAATGGAGAACGTGGAATGGGATGAGGTTAATCAAATTATTAAAATCCATCCACTCTATAATTGGACTTTGAAAGAGGTAGAAAGTTACCTAAAGACCAATTATGTACCTTATAATCCATTACATGATAAGGGTTTTATAAGCATTGGTTGCCAACCTTGTACAAGAGCAGTGCAAGATGGTGAGGATTTTCGCGCTGGTAGATGGTGGTGGGAAGACCAATCTAAAAAGGAGTGTGGGTTACATGTGACACATAAATAA